The sequence GATTTGCTCCCGGTCTTTGTCTGTAAGCAAATCAATGCCCCGCAAACGGCCAATTTTTTGTTTCATCCAACGGTCAAGCTTTTTAAAATCTTGGACGCCAAACGTGACAGCGTACAGGACAAAGACCGTAATAATGATTTGCAATGTTGATAATTCACCAGTTTCTTTGTACAACAGCCAGCCAAGCCCGGCTTCCAACGCAGTGATGCCAACAAATAAAAAAATAAAGATCATGCTGGTCCCCCGTTTATCAAGGCCGTAACGGGCCACGCCAAACAAAAGCAGGCAAACGAGCGAAGCAAGTTCCATTGCAATAAAAAGCGGTGCGGCAAATTCGACAATTCCCTCTATTGCATTCATGCCCTTATATCCATCCTTTCTCTTCTGCGATCCGCAATGCGTCGTGGCGGTTAGTCGTTTCAAGTTTTTGCATCGCAGATGATAAATAGTTGCGGACTGTTCCGAGGGAAAGGTGCATGGCAGAGGCGATCATTTCTGTGCTTTCGCCATTGCGCACTCGCCCGAGCATTTCTTGTTCACGGTCATTTAATGGGTTTGGCTGCAAACGAAACAACATGTTGCTAAGTGCTGGAGAGATGACGTGTTCACCAGCTACAATGCGGCGGATCGCTACAATCAATTGATCAATCGGGTCATCTTTAAGCAAATAGCCGTCCACACCAAGTTTCATCGCTTGTTCAATATAGCCTGGTCGCGAAAAGGTCGTTAGCAGCGCAATTTTCCCTTTGAATCCGTGCTGTTTCATGTATTTCGCTGTCTCGAGCCCTGTCCCATCAGGCATTTCGATATCCATAAGGAGCAAATCTAGTTCCCAAAGGCCGGGAAACGAGCGGACTGAGGCGCCGCTAGAAACCGCTCCGGCAACATGGATGTCTTCTTCTAAGTTAAGCAGTGACTCAAGCGCATTGCGCAAAATCGTTTGATCTTCAGCAATTAATATTTGAATCATTTTCCTTCTCCTTTTACGTGTACAGTTGGGACGGTTAACGTAACCGTTGTCCCTAAATCGATGCCGCTTTTCCATGTACATGTACCGCCAACAAGGCGCATACGTTCTTTCATTGAAGCGATGCCGTCGCCCTGTTTTATGTCAGGGGATCCGATTCCCACTCCGTCATCGTGAATGTGGCAAACAAGCTCGTGTTCTGTATGGAAAAACGCCAATTCCACTCTATCAGCGCGGCTATGTTTATAACAGTTTACAAGCGCTTCTCGAATCGACAATGCCACCATGGTTTCAACCACTTCCGAAAGTGTAGGGATTTGTTCTTCACCGCGGACAGAAAAGGTGGTGAACGTTCCTTTAAACAACGTTTTCGCATGGTCGATTTCAGGCTTGATTTCGATATGCTTTAAACCAGACACCACCTCGCGGACTTGCTTGGCAGCGGAACGTGCTGTATCAAGGACATCCTCCATTTCCCGTTTGGCTGCTACGGGATGGCTGTCTGCTAATCGCATCGCCAGTTCGCTTTTAAATTTAATGACGGCAAGTGTGTGGCCTAGCGTATCGTGCAAATCTCTAGCAATCCGGTTTCGTTCTTCTTCTTTCGCAAAGGCAGCAAGTTCTGATTGGGCACTAGCGAGATCTCGTTCGAGACTGTGGGCTCGTTTCATATAGCGAATCGTTACTGGCAAAATGAGTTGTAAGAATAAAAAAGGCGCATAAACAGTCGTCAAAAACGAAAGAGGCTTGCCTGTTGTGACCGTAAAGACAGCCAGATAACTGGACGTCAAGAACAACATTGACAAGCACAAGTAAGGCCAAAAACGGACTCTGCCACTTACATCGCTAAAAAGAAAAAGATAAATCAATAAGCTGTGATCAATCAATATTGCGGCAAATGCGAACAGACAAATGCCGGCGGCGCTCGCAGCGACAAAGCGCCAATCCTTCCACCATAGTGCTACATAATAAGCAGCTAAAATAGCCGCAAAACAAAACAAGCGTAGCAACAAAGGCAGTTCGCTTTCTAACGTTAACAAATTAAAAAACAAAAAAGTAAACACGAAAATATCAACGAAAAGATAACGTTTCATTTGTTCCCGGGGATAAAGTCGGATCATAGGGAGGGCTCCTTTATAGGCAATCCCTTTTATTATAGCGCCTTTATAGATTAAGCGATAACCGGCTAGAGTGCTATTCATAGGTGTCATTGTTTTTTTATGACAGCTGTCATACGCAAATCGATTTAAAAAAACGTTGTGATTTAAATTTTTAAATTGTATGATAGAACGTAAAGAAAAAGCTGTTGTGTGATCAAAAGAAGGGCGGTCTCGCTCGCTCTCTGCTTTGACAGTAACCTTAACCTCCACATTCCATTGATGCATGCATTATGTAAAAGATGGGAGGAACAAAAAGAATGATGAAGAGGGGACGTAAATGAAAACACGATCATTTTTACATGAAAGAAATTTTATGATTTTGCTTTCTGGCGTGTTTATTAATGGAATTGGTGCAGGCGTTTATGCGGTTTCGGGTATGTTGCTTGTCCTCTATTTGAGCGGAAATGTCTTTTATTCAGGTCTCGCTTATTTCGCAGTAACATTGGCAAATGCGTTGGCTTTCTTAATCGCGCCATTTGCTCGATACGTCACGTACAAAAAAGGCTTAATCGTATGCGAAGTGTTGAAGTCCGCATTGCTATTTACACTACCACTGTTCTACGCAACGATTGGCCTGAACGTTTATTATGTTATCACACTGCTATTTGCGGTTTCTTTGCTAGCCAAGTTTACATACCCAATCGAATCAACGATTATGCCGATTATTGTTGGTAAAGAAAACATTATTAAAGCAAATGCGTACTTGCAAACGGTGAGGGAAGGAATGGGTATCGCTTTTGTTGCTGGCGCCGGTGTTCTTGTTGCTTTTATTGGCCCTGTTCAAGCAACTTTGATTACAGCGGTTTGCCATTTGTTATCATCATTAACGTATACATTATTCCGCTTTAGACAAAACACTCTCCCTCAAGAAAGACAAGGCGTGAAACAAAGCGTGGTCGCCTACAAAACAGATTTAAAGGCAGGGATGACGTATATTTCTCAATCGCTTATTCCAAAAATGATTGGGTCGATTATCTTTATTAATTTGGCGATGGGCGTGATGGTTCCGAATTTGCCTGCCTTTACATTAATGAAAGGCAATAGTGAAGCCATTTATGGTTTTTATTTGGCTGGATTGTCACTTGGCGTCATGATTGGCACACTGATTACTCCGAAAGTCAAAGAATGCCGTTTCGGGCTGTTAACGGTCATTGGTTTTTGTAGTACCGGCATTGCCTGGCTTGGTACTGCTTTTCTGCCCGTTTACTTTTCTTTGCCTTTCTTCTGTATCGGCAGTATCGCGATTGGCATCTTCAATATCCTCCTTTTTTCTTCCATCCAACAACAAGTGGAAGAAGCAATGATTGGCCGTGTCGTGACAGTCATATCCAGTGCAGCAGCAGTCGGTGTGCCGATTGGTTCCCTTATAGGTGGGGCGCTTGGCTCTACCTTTACCCCCGTCTTGCCTGTGGCGCTTTGTGGGATAGCGATGTTGTTATTTAGTACCAGCTGGTTGGTTCACCCAGTCCTCCGAAAGCTTCCTGCCATTGAAAAGGCCTCTTTGTTTGTTCGTAAGCCAACCCATAGTCAATCGGTGTAGAAAAAACATGGTTGTGATTCAGGAGAAAGGAAAAAGGAAACGAATTGCTTTGCTGCCCAAGGAGAGTCCCTTCTCTTTGGGTTTTGGCATTTGGTTTAGGCGAATACGGCATATGTAGTAGATTGATAACAATGGGGACAAGTTACTATGTTTTTTTCATTTTTTATAAGCGATGTTATGTTGGGAAAATGTAATTCCATTCCATTTAGAGGAGAAATCTTTTAAACTGTAAGTATAAACGATTAGCAAAGGGTGGTGTTGAGATGAAGCGTATTATTGTGTGTGACCGTGACTTAAGCGAGTGCTATGGAATGGAGTGGTTAATTCGTTCTTCTCATTTGCAAGTAGAGCGTGCCGGCATTGCGTGTTCGCCGGAAGAACTGTTTGAACAAATGGAAACAGAACGTCCTGATGTCATTTGCCTTGAATTGGATATGTTTCAAGGGCGTGAATGGGAGCAACTAAAACATTATGCAGCTATCTTTACGCCTGCTCTTGTAGCGGTTTCTGCCGAAGGAACGTATGCAAAAGCAACGCAGGCGCTAGAACTTGGCTGTGTCGACTTGCTTATAAAACCACTTGATTCTGAGAAACTATTGCGGCATTTGCACAAGTTGCTGCGAGAAAAGCGCCCTGTTGTCAAGAGCGAAAAAGAAGAGCCTAAGTGGCCATGTCCATCGTACCGTGACCTTTTTTTGCCTGGCCGTGCTGATTCGTTTCCAGGAGATGTGGTGCTCATCCAACATGAAGAGAAAGGCAAAACCGTAAAATTGCTTGAATTTGCCGAAGCTTTCCCATTTACAGACAAACCGGCTATTCTCCCGCTTAGTGACGTGGTGATGCTTGTGTTTCCTGATCGTGACCCTTGGCGGGAAAAATTGTGCCATAAGCTGCTTAATAGTTGGGATGATGAAAACAACGGCTTAGCTGTCTTTGTTTTGGACCAAAAGGAAAACCGTACTTTGCAGGAAGCCTATCAGCGAGCGCTACTCCATTTGCAACGAGCATTTTTCATCGGTTTTGATCAAGTGATCGTAACTGGGGAAGCGTTTTCGTGGAAACGGATTGATCCACTTTTGACGCCAGAGGAACAACGGATTTGGATCGAAATGTTGAGAGACAACAAACTCACTTCCCTTAAGCAATGGCTATACGGGGAATTTTATTATGCCGGCGGCGCTTTGCCCGATCCTGGACTGCTGCGGATTAAATTGACAAGCATTCTTGCCCAAGTGCGCCGCTATATGCGTAATTGGAAAATGGCAGGAGAGGACGTGGAACGCGCCTATTACAACTTGTTTAATAGCGTATTAAATATGCCAGTTTTAGCAAGGATTGTCCAGGAGCTCATTTTGTTTATCCAATTTCTGTTTGAGCAAACGCGCCGCGTGGAAACGGTCCAAAAAACAGACATTGTCCATGAAGCGCTCCGATATATGAACAAGCATTACCAAAACCCTAAGCTTAATTTAACCCGTGTAGCAGAGCATGTCGGCAGAAACCCTTCGTATTTAAGCCAGTTGTTTTCCATACGGCTCAAACAATCGTTTCGCCACGCGTTGCAAGACATTCGGATTGCCGCGGCCAAGGAACTCCTTGCTGACCCTATGCTGGCCATCGGTGAGATTGCCGAACGGGTAGGCTATGCAAACCCAGCCTATTTTTCAAAAGCATTCAAAAAACAAACCGCATACAGTCCGAACCAGTACCGTATTCGAGAATTAACTAAAGAAAAGGATTAAACCTAAAAAAGTATAAATGAAAGGGAAATTTTCGGACAGAAATAAATGAAAAGTCGAATATATGAAATAAAAATCCAATCGAAATCAGCTAGGCGCAAATGGTATGGCTCCCTATACTGCTAAGTAAGACATATAAAGGGGGAATGCCACAGTGAACCTGAACAATGAACCGATTCGTGCGAAAAGAGGCACTGCCTTAACGGCCAAAGGGTGGGTGCAGGAAGCAGCGCTCCGTATGCTTATGAATAATTTAGATGAAGAAGTAGCAGAGCATCCAGACCAATTAGTTGTCTACGGCGGGATTGGCAAGGCTGCGCGCAATTGGCCGTCTTATCATAGCATTGTCTCATCGTTAACAGCGCTTGATAACGACGAAACGTTGCTCATTCAATCTGGGAAACCGGTTGCTGTCTTTAAAACACATGAAGATGCTCCGCGGGTGTTGCTTGCCAATTCCAACCTTGTCCCTGCTTGGGCGAATTGGGAAACATTTCATGAGCTTGATAAGAAAGGCTTAACCATGTACGGGCAAATGACAGCTGGAAGTTGGATTTATATTGGTAGTCAAGGCATTGTTCAAGGGACTTACGAGACGTTTGCCGAATGTGCACGACAACATTTTGGCGGTTCATTAAAAGGGACGATTACCGTAACGGCTGGATTAGGCGGCATGGGCGGCGCCCAACCGTTAGCGGTCACGATGGCAAATGGCGTGGCTATTTGCGTTGACGTGGACCGTTCCCGGATCGACAAGCGTATAGAGACCAACTATTTGGATATTGTCGCCCATACGCTATCAGAGGCAATTGAAGAAGCTGAACTCGCGAAAAAGGAAGGCATCCCCCTTTCGATCGGCCTTGTCGGCAATGCGGCTGAAGTATTGCCAGAAATGCTTGCCCGCGGGTTTGTTCCAGACATTGTCACTGATCAAACGTCTGCTCATGATCCTTTGAATGGCTATTTGCCAAAAGGGTTCACCCTTGAACAAGGGCAAGCGCTGCGAAGGGAAGATCCACAAGCTTACATTAGCCTTGCTAAAAAGAGTATGGCCGAGCATGTTGAAGCGATGCTTGAGTTAAAAAAGCGTGGCGCGATCGTATTCGATTATGGCAATAATATTCGCCAAGTTGCTTTTGATGAAGGGGTTCGTGACGCCTTTTCATTTCCTGGTTTTGTTCCTGCTTATATCCGCCCACAATTTTGCGAAGGCAAAGGGCCTTTTCGCTGGGTCGCCCTTTCTGGCGATCCAGCAGATATTGATAAAACCGATGAAGTGATCTTGCAAGAGTTTGCCGACAACGAACCGTTATGCCAGTGGATCCGCATGGCACGTCGCCATATTTCCTTCCAAGGCCTTCCGGCAAGGATTTGCTGGCTCGGCTATGGGGAACGTGCCCGTTTTGGCAAACGGATTAATGAAATGGTTGCTTCTGGAGAATTGTCCGCCCCCATTGTGATCGGGCGTGACCACCTTGATGCCGGCTCGGTCGCCTCGCCAAATCGGGAAACAGAAGCAATGAAAGACGGCAGTGACGCCGTTGCCGATTGGCCAATTTTAAATGCACTTGTGAATACAGCAGCAGGGGCAAGCTGGGTGTCTGTGCACCATGGCGGCGGCGTCGGTATGGGATACTCCCTCCACGCTGGCATGGTTGTTGTCGCAGATGGGACAGCGGAAGCGGATCGGCGTTTGGAGCGTGTGCTGACAACGGATCCTGGCCTAGGCGTCGTTCGCCATGCCGATGCTGGCTATCAAAAAGCTGTCGAAACGGCAAAAGCAACAGGTATTGTCATTCCGGCCCTTGCAAGGGAGGGAAAAGAAAATGGCTGAACTCTTATATCTCAAGGAGGCTGAACAAGTTGTCACTGTTGCTGGCGCAAGCGACAAACCAAAAGTAGGAGAGGACTTATCTGAAATTGGCGTCATTGAACGGGGGAGTGTCATCGTTGAGGGAGAGAAGATTGCCTTTGCCGGTACAGACGCAGATGCTCGTCATTACTTGCAAAAACGTTCTGGGAAGGTGAAAACAATTGAGGCGAGGGGGAAGCTCCTCACGCCTGGACTCGTCGACCCTCATACACATCTCGTCTTTGCCGGCAGCCGTGAACAAGAATTGACGATGCGTTTGAAAGGCAAGTCATATATGAGCATTTTACAGGCAGGCGGCGGCATTTTAAGCACAACGAAAAGCACGAGAGCAGCCACTGCTGACCAGTTGGCCCAGGAGTCGCGGCTACGGCTTGACCGTTTTTTGCAGCACGGGGTGACGACCGTTGAGGCGAAAAGCGGCTACGGGTTAGCGACAGACGCTGAACTAAAACAGCTACGTGTCGCTCAACAATTAAACAATAACCACCCAGTAGATGTCGTCTCGACTTTTATGGGGGCGCATGCCATTCCGCCAGAGTGGAAACAGGACCCTGATGCGTTTGTAAAATTAGTTGCAGAAGAAATGATTCCCCAAGTCGCAGCTGAGAACTTAGCTGAGTTTTGTGATGTCTTTTGTGAAGAGGGCGTCTTTACGGTCGCCCAATCGCAATACATTTTGGAGGAAGGGAAAAAGCATGGGCTAAAGCCGAAAATCCACGCCGATGAGTTGGTTTCCTTTGGAGGCGCCGAGCTTTCCGCAAAAGTCGGCGCAGTCAGTGCAGACCATTTGTTAAAGGCTTCACCAACAGGCATCGAACAAATGGCCGAGGCAGGCGTTATAGCCGTGCTCTTGCCAGGAACAGCCTTTTTTCTAATGACTGAGCCAGCCAATGCTCGGGCGATGATTGAAGCAGGAGTCCCAGTTGCCTTATCGACAGACCGTAACCCAGGTTCATCGCCGACTGAGTCATTGCCATTCATAATGAATTTGGCTTGCCTGACAATGAAAATGACGCCAGAAGAGGTGCTTGCTGCTTCCACGATCAATGCCGCACACGCCATTGGCCGAGCGAAGGACATCGGCAGCATTGAAGCAGGCAAAAACGCTGATCTCGTGCTCTTTGACGCGCCGAACTATCAAACATTGCAGTATAACTATGCTGTCAATCGAGTCGATACAGTCATGAAAGCAGGGAAAATCGTTGTGGAAGGCGGTGTGTTACTTGAAAAAACCGACAATCAACGGTGCTCGCTTGCAACAGAAAATTGAGGAACTCGGCCAATTTGGCAAAAATGAGAAAGGCGGGTTAGATCGGACAACGTTCACGTCTGCGGAACTCGCTGCTCGGGAATGGTTGCAAACACAATGTGTCAGCCTTGGGCTTGATGTTAAGTGCGATCCCGCCGCCAATATATGGGCTTTTCGCAACGGGCGACAACCTCTTCCTGCTATTTCGTTTGGCTCCCATATGGATACGGTGCCAAACGGCGGCATGTATGATGGCGCGCTCGGTGTTCTCATTGCCTTAGAAGTAATGGAACGACTGAACGAAGAAAGAATCGAAACACGCCATCCATTCGCACTCGTTTCCTTTACGGCAGAGGAGCCGAACCCGTTTGGCTTATCGACATTTGGCAGCCGGGCAGTAGCAGGAAAGTTAACAAAGCAAGACTTAGAGGGTGTGACAGATGACAATGGGCTGTTGTTGACGGAAGCGCTTAGGCAAGCAGGGGGAGATCCCGATCGCTTTGAGGACACGCACGCGTTAGCGCCGCCTTTATCTGCTTACCTTGAAGTCCATATTGAACAAGGGAAACGCTTAGTCACAAGCAGTATTCCTGTTGGTATTGTTTCTGGCATTACGGGCATTTACAGAGAGCGTGTAACTGTAACAGGTGATGCCAATCATGCGGGGACGACTGTCATGGTCGAACGTAAGGATGCACTCGCAGCTGCGGCAGAAGTGGTTGTAGCTGTCGAACAGGCGGCCGCGGAAATGCAGGCAGAAGAAGTAGTCGCAACAGTTGGCACACTTGACGTGCGCCCGAACGCCGCCAATATTATCCCTGGCCAAGTGGAAATGGTTGTCGAAATTCGTGGCAAAACAAGCGCAGAAATCGATGCTGTCCGCCATGCTTTAAACAGCCAAATTGCAGAACTCGCAAGGAGACGTGGCGTTTCGATAAAGCAAGAAACATTTTTATCGCAAGCACCTGTGCCAATGGACCAATCACTAATCGACACTTTTGCCGAGCAAGCCGATTCACTTGGTTACAAGACGCTGACACTCGGAAGCATGGCTGGGCATGACGCAGCCCATATGGCGGCGGTGACAAGAAGCGGCATGTTGTTTGCGCCTAGCATTGGCGGCAAAAGCCATTGTCCTGAAGAAGCAAGTGCACTCTGTGACATTGAGGCAGCTGCGAATGTGTTGTTCCATGCGCTGCTGAAACTTGACCAAAACCTTGACCAGAAAGGGACGGATAACAGATGAGGACGCTTTATTCAGCTGATTTAATGTATACAGATGGCGCGTTTCAACAAGGCTATGCGATGTGTGTAAACAACGGGGAAATTGAAGCCATTGGCCCGCAAGAAAACATGTCACGCTTATATAGCCATGTGCCTCTTGTTTCCATGGATGGCAAAGCAATTATGCCTGGCACAGTGAATGCCCATAACCATTCTTTTCAAAGCTTGCTAAGAGGCATTGCTGCTGATCAGCCGTTTTTAGAGTGGCGCGACAAGGCACTGTACCGATACACGCCTTTCTTGGATGAGGATGCAATTTATACAGGGGCCCTCTTTGCTTTTGGTGAAATGTTGAAGTACGGCGCGACGACAGTCAGTGACTTTTTCTACGTCCATCGTGGCGGTGTGGAAACCGATGAAGCGGTCATCCAAGCAGCGAAAGACGTCGGGATACGCCTCGTTTTTGCACGGACAATGTATGATTGGGCTGGGGCGCCGCAAGCATACCAAGAATCAGTCGACGAAGCTGTTGCACGGACACGGAAATTGGCGGCCAAATACGAGAGTGATCCGATGGTGTCGATCCAGCCAGCCCCTCATAGCCCTCATGCTGCCTCGCCAGAAATGATCAAGGCTGGCCATCGTCTTGCTCAAGAGCTAGGCACACCATTCCATATCCATGTAGCAGAAGAGCCGTTTGAAGTCGACGAAACGTTGAATGCATATGGCTTGCGGCCCGTTCATTATTTGGACTCATTAGGCGTCGTTGATGAAAGCATGATTGCGATCCACCTTGTCTGGCTTGACGATTGGGAAGTAACTCTGCTTGGAAACAAAGGGGCAGGATTGGCCTATTGCCCGTCAAGCAACATGTTTCTTTCAGATGGCGTGACGCGCATTCCTGATCTCCAGCAAGCGGGCGTGCGCATTGGCCTCGGTTCAGATGGAGCTTGCAGCAATAACCGCATTAGCGTGTTTGAAGAAATGCGGATGTGCTCATTGCTGCAAAAAGTCACGCGTCTGGACGGCACATGCATCACTGGGAAACAAGTATTTGAAATGGGCACAAAAACAGGAGCTGCTTTGCTAAAGCTGCAAACTGGCGAATTGAAAAAAGGCTTCCGCGCTGACTTTATTGCACTCGATTTGGATGACTTCTCTTTATCGCCACGAACAGATTTGTTGGCAAATCTCGTGTATGCGATGCAGCCCACAGCGATTGCCGACGTATTTGTGGACGGCAAGCATGTAGTGGCGAATAAACAGCTCGTCATGCAATCTGAAAAAGCGATTGTCGAGAAAGTGGGACGTCTCCATCAAACATGGGCCCATGCCCTAGCTGCCCAGTAAGGGGGCGCCATGGAGCCCTTTAAGCAACAGCCACGATTAGAGGCTAAGCAAGGAAACGGTTCTTCCCCTCGAGCGCTGATCCGTTTCTTGCTTTATAGCAGCATTGGCGCGTTTATGTTTTTCGTGCCCGTGCCAATCAACGGTACGTCTTCCATTATGCTTGACCATATCGTGACCGCAGTAAGGCAGGCTTTCCCTGCAATTGTGCCGTATTATGCGTTGCTTGTGATTTTTCTTGGTGCGCTTTATCCGTTTTACAAGGGGACATGGCGGCAGACAAAGACCGATTTGCTTTTGTCTGTTTTTCAACTTGCTGGTTTAGCGATTACTGTCATGGTGCTATTCGGCATAGGCCCACAATGGATGTTGGCAGAGGACATGGGCCCATTTCTTTTTGATCGCCTTGTTGTCGCTGTAGGTCTTCTTGTCCCAATTGGTGCTGTGTTTTTGGCGATGTTAACAGGATATGGTTTGCTTGAGCTTGCCGGTGTATGGATGCAGCCAATCATGAGGAAAGGTTGGAACCTGCCAGGACGCTCTGCGATTGATGTTGTTGCTTCGTTTGTCGGCAGTTATTCACTTGGATTGCTGATTACGAACAGGCTTTTTCGCGAGGGGCGTTATTCGGTAAAAGAAGCAACGATCATTGCCACTGGCTTTTCCACTGTTTCCGTTACCTTTATGGTGGTCGTTGCCAATACACTCGATTTAATGGCGAACTGGAACGTGTATTTTTGGTCTTGTTTAGTCGTTACATTTACAGTGACGGCAGTAACGGCTAGAGTCTGGCCATTAAAACAAACAACGGAAAGCTTTTATAACGGGATGACAGGCAACCCTGAAGCAGAGCAGCAAGGGCGCCGTCTCCAACGTGGCTGGGCGCAGGCGATGGCACAAGCGCAAGAGAGCCTAAGCCTATCTGCCAATATTTGCGCAAACGTCCGTGATGGGTTCCGCATGACGATGAACATTTTGCCTTCGATTATGTCCATTGGTCTTTTCGGGTTAGCGTTGGCTAAGTATACGCCCCTGTTTGCGTGGCTTGGAGTTTTATTTTACCCAGTAACAGCACTCGTCCAATTGCCTGATCCTGCTTTTGCTGCGAGTGCTGCTGCGACTTCGATTGCGGAAATGTTTTTGCCAGCAGCTATTGCTGCCAACGCTGATCTCATCACCCGTTTTACAATTGGAGTT is a genomic window of Shouchella clausii containing:
- a CDS encoding response regulator transcription factor translates to MIQILIAEDQTILRNALESLLNLEEDIHVAGAVSSGASVRSFPGLWELDLLLMDIEMPDGTGLETAKYMKQHGFKGKIALLTTFSRPGYIEQAMKLGVDGYLLKDDPIDQLIVAIRRIVAGEHVISPALSNMLFRLQPNPLNDREQEMLGRVRNGESTEMIASAMHLSLGTVRNYLSSAMQKLETTNRHDALRIAEEKGWI
- a CDS encoding sensor histidine kinase, which codes for MIRLYPREQMKRYLFVDIFVFTFLFFNLLTLESELPLLLRLFCFAAILAAYYVALWWKDWRFVAASAAGICLFAFAAILIDHSLLIYLFLFSDVSGRVRFWPYLCLSMLFLTSSYLAVFTVTTGKPLSFLTTVYAPFLFLQLILPVTIRYMKRAHSLERDLASAQSELAAFAKEEERNRIARDLHDTLGHTLAVIKFKSELAMRLADSHPVAAKREMEDVLDTARSAAKQVREVVSGLKHIEIKPEIDHAKTLFKGTFTTFSVRGEEQIPTLSEVVETMVALSIREALVNCYKHSRADRVELAFFHTEHELVCHIHDDGVGIGSPDIKQGDGIASMKERMRLVGGTCTWKSGIDLGTTVTLTVPTVHVKGEGK
- a CDS encoding MFS transporter, with product MKTRSFLHERNFMILLSGVFINGIGAGVYAVSGMLLVLYLSGNVFYSGLAYFAVTLANALAFLIAPFARYVTYKKGLIVCEVLKSALLFTLPLFYATIGLNVYYVITLLFAVSLLAKFTYPIESTIMPIIVGKENIIKANAYLQTVREGMGIAFVAGAGVLVAFIGPVQATLITAVCHLLSSLTYTLFRFRQNTLPQERQGVKQSVVAYKTDLKAGMTYISQSLIPKMIGSIIFINLAMGVMVPNLPAFTLMKGNSEAIYGFYLAGLSLGVMIGTLITPKVKECRFGLLTVIGFCSTGIAWLGTAFLPVYFSLPFFCIGSIAIGIFNILLFSSIQQQVEEAMIGRVVTVISSAAAVGVPIGSLIGGALGSTFTPVLPVALCGIAMLLFSTSWLVHPVLRKLPAIEKASLFVRKPTHSQSV
- a CDS encoding helix-turn-helix domain-containing protein codes for the protein MKRIIVCDRDLSECYGMEWLIRSSHLQVERAGIACSPEELFEQMETERPDVICLELDMFQGREWEQLKHYAAIFTPALVAVSAEGTYAKATQALELGCVDLLIKPLDSEKLLRHLHKLLREKRPVVKSEKEEPKWPCPSYRDLFLPGRADSFPGDVVLIQHEEKGKTVKLLEFAEAFPFTDKPAILPLSDVVMLVFPDRDPWREKLCHKLLNSWDDENNGLAVFVLDQKENRTLQEAYQRALLHLQRAFFIGFDQVIVTGEAFSWKRIDPLLTPEEQRIWIEMLRDNKLTSLKQWLYGEFYYAGGALPDPGLLRIKLTSILAQVRRYMRNWKMAGEDVERAYYNLFNSVLNMPVLARIVQELILFIQFLFEQTRRVETVQKTDIVHEALRYMNKHYQNPKLNLTRVAEHVGRNPSYLSQLFSIRLKQSFRHALQDIRIAAAKELLADPMLAIGEIAERVGYANPAYFSKAFKKQTAYSPNQYRIRELTKEKD
- the hutU gene encoding urocanate hydratase translates to MNLNNEPIRAKRGTALTAKGWVQEAALRMLMNNLDEEVAEHPDQLVVYGGIGKAARNWPSYHSIVSSLTALDNDETLLIQSGKPVAVFKTHEDAPRVLLANSNLVPAWANWETFHELDKKGLTMYGQMTAGSWIYIGSQGIVQGTYETFAECARQHFGGSLKGTITVTAGLGGMGGAQPLAVTMANGVAICVDVDRSRIDKRIETNYLDIVAHTLSEAIEEAELAKKEGIPLSIGLVGNAAEVLPEMLARGFVPDIVTDQTSAHDPLNGYLPKGFTLEQGQALRREDPQAYISLAKKSMAEHVEAMLELKKRGAIVFDYGNNIRQVAFDEGVRDAFSFPGFVPAYIRPQFCEGKGPFRWVALSGDPADIDKTDEVILQEFADNEPLCQWIRMARRHISFQGLPARICWLGYGERARFGKRINEMVASGELSAPIVIGRDHLDAGSVASPNRETEAMKDGSDAVADWPILNALVNTAAGASWVSVHHGGGVGMGYSLHAGMVVVADGTAEADRRLERVLTTDPGLGVVRHADAGYQKAVETAKATGIVIPALAREGKENG
- the hutI gene encoding imidazolonepropionase, which gives rise to MAELLYLKEAEQVVTVAGASDKPKVGEDLSEIGVIERGSVIVEGEKIAFAGTDADARHYLQKRSGKVKTIEARGKLLTPGLVDPHTHLVFAGSREQELTMRLKGKSYMSILQAGGGILSTTKSTRAATADQLAQESRLRLDRFLQHGVTTVEAKSGYGLATDAELKQLRVAQQLNNNHPVDVVSTFMGAHAIPPEWKQDPDAFVKLVAEEMIPQVAAENLAEFCDVFCEEGVFTVAQSQYILEEGKKHGLKPKIHADELVSFGGAELSAKVGAVSADHLLKASPTGIEQMAEAGVIAVLLPGTAFFLMTEPANARAMIEAGVPVALSTDRNPGSSPTESLPFIMNLACLTMKMTPEEVLAASTINAAHAIGRAKDIGSIEAGKNADLVLFDAPNYQTLQYNYAVNRVDTVMKAGKIVVEGGVLLEKTDNQRCSLATEN
- a CDS encoding Zn-dependent hydrolase gives rise to the protein MCYLKKPTINGARLQQKIEELGQFGKNEKGGLDRTTFTSAELAAREWLQTQCVSLGLDVKCDPAANIWAFRNGRQPLPAISFGSHMDTVPNGGMYDGALGVLIALEVMERLNEERIETRHPFALVSFTAEEPNPFGLSTFGSRAVAGKLTKQDLEGVTDDNGLLLTEALRQAGGDPDRFEDTHALAPPLSAYLEVHIEQGKRLVTSSIPVGIVSGITGIYRERVTVTGDANHAGTTVMVERKDALAAAAEVVVAVEQAAAEMQAEEVVATVGTLDVRPNAANIIPGQVEMVVEIRGKTSAEIDAVRHALNSQIAELARRRGVSIKQETFLSQAPVPMDQSLIDTFAEQADSLGYKTLTLGSMAGHDAAHMAAVTRSGMLFAPSIGGKSHCPEEASALCDIEAAANVLFHALLKLDQNLDQKGTDNR